In one window of Selenomonadales bacterium DNA:
- a CDS encoding P63C domain-containing protein, with amino-acid sequence FGDLQCEAVVLKGGERGYVRRQLAKLLGFHETHKGGRFARFLADFAPNSLSRLEKTREPILLPSGRQAQFFPAGIIADVASAVVGAAINGTLHKARQGIVPNCMKIMHALATTGEVALIDEATGYQYHRAPDALQELISKLLRQSCSSWERRFHPDYYRALYRLFGWKYRGHDQNPPHVVGQITQRWVYGPVLPATLIDEIRARKGISHKHHQWLSAQGLARLETQIHAVTAIARSSTCYRDFDRRCEAAFAGGSLQLALLAEDFEEGE; translated from the coding sequence TTCGGCGATCTGCAATGCGAGGCCGTCGTCCTCAAGGGCGGCGAGCGTGGCTACGTTCGTCGCCAACTGGCTAAGCTGCTCGGTTTCCACGAGACACACAAGGGTGGCCGTTTCGCCCGGTTTCTGGCTGATTTCGCGCCTAACTCTTTGTCGAGACTGGAAAAAACTCGTGAGCCGATTCTGCTTCCGTCGGGGCGGCAGGCGCAGTTCTTCCCAGCCGGGATCATTGCCGACGTCGCGTCGGCGGTGGTTGGCGCGGCCATCAACGGCACACTGCACAAGGCGCGCCAAGGCATCGTGCCCAACTGCATGAAGATCATGCACGCGCTGGCCACCACCGGCGAGGTCGCGCTGATCGATGAGGCCACCGGCTACCAGTACCACCGCGCACCAGATGCGCTGCAGGAACTGATCTCCAAGCTGCTGCGCCAGTCATGCTCCTCGTGGGAGCGTCGTTTCCACCCGGACTACTACCGCGCACTCTACCGGCTGTTCGGCTGGAAGTACCGGGGCCACGACCAGAACCCACCGCACGTTGTTGGCCAGATCACGCAGCGCTGGGTCTATGGGCCGGTGCTGCCTGCCACGCTGATCGACGAGATCCGCGCTCGCAAGGGCATCTCGCACAAGCACCACCAATGGCTGTCCGCTCAGGGCCTGGCCCGTCTGGAAACACAGATTCACGCGGTCACGGCGATTGCGCGCAGTTCGACTTGCTACCGCGACTTCGACCGCCGCTGCGAAGCGGCCTTCGCGGGTGGCTCGCTGCAGTTGGCGCTGCTGGCCGAGGACTTTGAGGAGGGGGAATGA